The genomic region CCTGAAGAGTGTCAGCTACCAGGTCTTTCCCGTATACCAGCAGGTGGAAAGGGGCCAGGGGCCAAAGAAGGTGCAGACCCAGGAAGTGCAGGGCTACCGGGTGCGCCATGCCTTTGAGGTGAAATTGAAAGACCTTAGCCGGCTGGGAAAGATCCTGGATGCCGGAGTGGAGCATGGGGCCACCCGGGTGCGGGGCCCTTTTTACGAACACTCCCGCTTGGAGGAGCTCCAAAAGCAGGCCGCCGCCACCGCCCTGACCCGGGCCCGGCACCTGGCAGAGGCCCTGGCCAAGGCGGAGGGCCTCAAGGTGCGGCGTCTGAAGGTGGTGTCCACCATGGCAATGCCCCGGCCCTTCCGGCCGGCGGCGGCGGAGATGCGGATGATGGCCGCCCCGGCCCCGGAGACGCAGGTGGAGGTGGGCGAAGAGCGGATCCAGACCCGGGTGCGAGCGATCTTTGAGCTCAGCCCCTGAATCCGGGGAGATTTTTCACTCCTGAACTTTACAAAGACCCGGGAGATGGTTACAAATTAAACAATCATCTCTGGGAGGCATTCT from Desulfobaccales bacterium harbors:
- a CDS encoding SIMPL domain-containing protein (The SIMPL domain is named for its presence in mouse protein SIMPL (signalling molecule that associates with mouse pelle-like kinase). Bacterial member BP26, from Brucella, was shown to assemble into a channel-like structure, while YggE from E. coli has been associated with resistance to oxidative stress.), whose protein sequence is MILAIWLMIWLPGNAWAQKAAAEVATAEVEAEGEVYAKPDQAVLLFHLETEAATAQEAAGANTRLSEGFLKALKTLLGPEESLKSVSYQVFPVYQQVERGQGPKKVQTQEVQGYRVRHAFEVKLKDLSRLGKILDAGVEHGATRVRGPFYEHSRLEELQKQAAATALTRARHLAEALAKAEGLKVRRLKVVSTMAMPRPFRPAAAEMRMMAAPAPETQVEVGEERIQTRVRAIFELSP